A genomic window from Bacteroidota bacterium includes:
- a CDS encoding carboxypeptidase-like regulatory domain-containing protein has product MKRGINTFCTLIILSCSFSFYTVKAQNTATIYGKLINAENKPAEDIQISVFGSSQAPVYTDKDGNYEYKVPANKEIEIVFSNLGYNQQKKAVNLKPGQRFELNISLTLNTKIILPDVEVTDNIRATGTTRLDPKVVSFIPTASGDFNAILFSQPGVSSRNELSSAYSVRGGNYDENLVYVNDIEVYRPFLARSGQQEGLSFVNGDMVSSILFSAGGFEAKYGDKLSSVLDIQYRRPRKFNGTGSASLLGGSAHLEGASKDFRFTWIIGARYKTNQYLLGKTDVKGDYRPSFIDLQTFLTYDISDKWEIDLLGMYSNNKYNVVPQTRETQFGTVNQALRFLVYFDGQEVDRFETGQAALSAIYRPNDRLQMKFISSVYKTSEDETFDIMGQYYIDQIETDFGKPSFGQVKANLGVGTYLNHARNYLDGTVMNAEHKGSYLRGKNLMLWGVKAQHELITDKLSEWNYVDSAGYSLPQGNLSEINLQKVLKTENTLSSNRFSAYTQYIWNKDLRDTSTLIITAGLRANYWDLNQQTVISPRATFAYKPNWKHNFLFRASGGFYYQPPFYRELRSMDGVVHTDVKAQQSIHLVLASDYNFKLWNRPFKFVSEAYYKILNDLIPYEIDNVRIRYFASNNAHGYATGMDFKINGEFVNGIESWFSLSLLQTKENIRNDYYYDYYNSDGEKIIAGYTNNIVKTDSVRHEPGYIPRPSDQLVNFSLFFQDYLPKFPDFKMHLNLLFGSSLPFGPPTYQRYKDTLRMPPYRRVDIGFSYQLLKEGKKLLPHNPFHNLRSVWLGVEVLNLLQVNNTISYYWVKDVTNRTYAIPGRDKLKMNILTIPCRPAGTASDH; this is encoded by the coding sequence TTGAAAAGAGGAATAAATACATTTTGCACCTTAATTATACTTAGTTGTAGTTTTTCATTTTATACTGTTAAAGCCCAAAACACAGCAACAATATATGGCAAGCTGATAAATGCCGAGAACAAACCTGCTGAAGACATACAGATATCCGTGTTCGGATCTTCACAGGCCCCTGTTTATACAGATAAAGACGGCAATTACGAATACAAAGTTCCGGCCAACAAAGAGATTGAAATTGTTTTTTCAAACCTCGGATACAATCAGCAAAAGAAAGCGGTCAACTTAAAACCCGGACAGCGCTTCGAACTAAACATTTCGCTCACATTAAACACAAAAATAATTTTACCCGATGTTGAAGTAACGGATAACATCCGTGCAACAGGTACCACCCGGCTCGATCCCAAAGTAGTCTCTTTCATTCCTACAGCTTCCGGCGATTTCAATGCCATACTGTTTTCGCAACCCGGTGTTTCGAGCAGAAATGAACTAAGCTCCGCCTATTCAGTAAGAGGCGGGAATTATGATGAGAATCTGGTGTACGTGAACGACATTGAAGTGTATCGCCCTTTCCTAGCCCGATCCGGTCAGCAGGAAGGATTAAGTTTTGTGAACGGAGATATGGTCTCCTCTATCCTTTTTTCTGCAGGAGGCTTTGAAGCAAAATACGGAGACAAACTTTCATCGGTGCTTGATATACAGTACCGCAGACCTCGTAAATTCAACGGGACAGGGTCGGCCAGCCTTCTTGGCGGAAGTGCACACCTGGAAGGAGCTTCAAAGGACTTTCGCTTTACATGGATAATTGGTGCGCGTTATAAAACGAATCAATACCTGCTCGGCAAAACAGATGTGAAAGGTGATTACCGGCCATCATTCATTGATCTGCAGACCTTTTTAACGTATGATATTTCAGATAAATGGGAGATCGATCTGCTGGGTATGTATTCAAACAATAAATACAATGTGGTTCCTCAAACCCGCGAAACACAGTTTGGTACCGTAAACCAGGCGCTTCGCTTCCTGGTTTATTTCGACGGACAGGAAGTTGACCGGTTTGAAACAGGCCAGGCCGCGTTATCCGCCATCTATAGGCCGAACGACAGGCTGCAAATGAAATTTATTTCATCTGTTTATAAAACTTCGGAAGATGAAACATTTGATATTATGGGGCAATATTACATTGACCAGATAGAAACAGATTTTGGCAAACCAAGTTTCGGACAGGTAAAAGCGAACCTTGGAGTTGGCACCTACCTTAACCATGCGCGTAATTATCTTGATGGAACAGTAATGAACGCTGAGCATAAAGGAAGTTACCTGAGAGGAAAAAATCTGATGTTATGGGGTGTAAAAGCTCAGCATGAATTGATAACAGACAAGCTGAGTGAATGGAATTATGTTGATTCAGCGGGCTATTCCTTGCCACAGGGCAACCTCTCCGAAATTAATTTGCAAAAAGTATTAAAAACAGAAAATACTCTTTCTTCAAATCGCTTTTCAGCTTACACACAGTACATATGGAACAAAGATCTGCGCGACACCTCTACGCTTATCATCACGGCGGGTTTGCGGGCCAATTACTGGGACCTTAATCAACAAACTGTTATCAGCCCGCGAGCTACCTTCGCGTATAAACCCAATTGGAAACACAATTTTCTTTTCCGGGCATCAGGAGGGTTTTATTACCAGCCTCCGTTTTACCGCGAGCTTCGAAGTATGGATGGAGTTGTGCATACCGATGTTAAAGCGCAGCAATCCATTCACCTGGTGTTAGCAAGTGATTATAATTTTAAACTCTGGAACCGTCCGTTCAAATTTGTGTCAGAAGCTTATTACAAAATATTAAACGATCTTATTCCCTATGAAATTGATAACGTACGCATCCGTTATTTCGCCTCCAACAATGCACATGGTTATGCCACCGGCATGGACTTTAAGATCAATGGCGAGTTTGTAAATGGAATAGAATCATGGTTCAGCCTGTCGTTACTTCAAACCAAAGAAAATATCCGCAATGATTATTATTATGATTATTACAACAGTGACGGTGAAAAAATAATTGCCGGATATACAAACAACATTGTAAAGACGGATAGTGTGCGGCACGAGCCCGGCTATATCCCACGCCCTTCCGACCAACTGGTTAATTTCAGTCTTTTCTTTCAGGATTACCTGCCGAAATTTCCCGACTTTAAAATGCACCTGAACTTATTATTCGGAAGTTCTTTACCCTTCGGCCCTCCTACCTATCAACGTTACAAAGATACATTGCGCATGCCTCCTTACAGAAGAGTTGATATCGGATTTTCATACCAACTTCTGAAGGAAGGTAAAAAATTGCTTCCACACAATCCTTTCCATAATTTAAGATCAGTGTGGCTTGGGGTTGAAGTTTTAAATTTACTGCAGGTTAACAACACCATTTCTTACTATTGGGTCAAAGATGTTACTAACAGAACCTATGCTATTCCGGGCCGAGACAAGCTGAAAATGAATATATTGACTATTCCCTGCCGGCCGGCAGGCACGGCATCTGACCATTAA
- a CDS encoding tetratricopeptide repeat protein, which yields MVKTSRSGKYLSGFILLLNLCLSGYANKWQDSVLAVLPGLKDSARVDCLNRLADSFSENDPGRSGQYAVSAMHLSDSISYGHGKVTSRDNLGYVFLLTAQYDKAVNIYKEAISVAEHIGLVKKLDWLYNRLSAAYYYKGDYEESLKSYIKTADYAKRINNKNTLFEAYSGMANIFMARTDYNNTEKYYHEALVIANNLNDSGSIALIENNFGIMYEAQQRYNEALTHYEKALGIYKSKRDSSSTALTLLNIGGCNSLTGNYTGALNFYNEARQIFMRSNDKNNLVLCYTNIAILFSKKKDFITAIEFLNKALELSKETGRKELIKKCYEELADLYYQTGKYQKAYDYFKMYAEIKDSIFNEVNAKSINELQTKYDTERKENEIVRLNLQSEAQEARIKQQNIRTYFIGTGLLLVLIIVFVVYRQYKISRRTNKELALKNTAIRKQKREIETQKLVVENQNKEITDSINYARQIQQAILPSDLLISKVLPNHFILYKPKAIVSGDFYFFAEKKDKFFIAAVDCTGHGVPGAFMSMIGHNLLTQIISEKDITEPAEILNQLHKGVRHVLQQDTENAGNRDGMDIALLAISKNFKEVEYAGANRPLYLIRQNAINETKGDKFPIGGLQYELERKFTGHSIQIQSGDSIYLFSDGYADQFGGEKGKKFMVKSLQRTLLEVSSLPLHNRKSKLDAVIENWRGNLEQIDDILVIGLEI from the coding sequence ATGGTTAAAACATCCCGATCAGGTAAATATTTATCCGGTTTTATTCTGCTTTTAAATCTTTGTTTAAGCGGCTACGCGAATAAGTGGCAGGATAGTGTATTGGCTGTTTTGCCAGGGTTAAAAGACAGTGCAAGGGTTGATTGTTTAAACAGGTTAGCAGATTCATTCTCCGAAAACGATCCCGGTAGATCAGGACAATATGCAGTTTCTGCAATGCATTTGTCTGATAGTATAAGTTATGGGCATGGTAAGGTTACAAGCCGGGATAATCTGGGATATGTATTTCTGTTGACTGCCCAATATGACAAGGCTGTTAATATATATAAAGAGGCGATCTCGGTCGCAGAGCATATTGGTTTAGTAAAGAAACTCGACTGGTTGTATAACCGATTGTCCGCGGCATATTATTACAAGGGTGATTACGAAGAATCGTTAAAAAGTTATATCAAAACGGCAGATTATGCGAAAAGGATCAACAACAAAAATACGCTGTTTGAAGCTTATAGCGGAATGGCGAATATTTTTATGGCCCGAACAGATTATAACAATACGGAGAAATATTATCACGAAGCACTTGTAATTGCTAATAATCTGAATGACAGCGGCAGCATTGCGCTCATTGAGAATAATTTTGGGATAATGTATGAGGCGCAGCAAAGATATAATGAAGCTTTGACTCATTATGAAAAAGCGTTGGGCATATACAAAAGCAAAAGAGACAGTTCTTCTACGGCCCTCACTTTGCTGAATATAGGAGGTTGCAATAGTTTAACCGGCAATTATACGGGCGCTCTGAATTTTTACAATGAAGCGCGTCAAATATTTATGCGCAGTAATGATAAAAACAACCTGGTTCTGTGTTATACCAATATTGCCATCTTATTTTCGAAGAAGAAAGATTTTATTACAGCAATAGAATTTTTAAATAAGGCGCTTGAGTTGTCGAAAGAAACAGGGCGAAAAGAATTAATTAAAAAGTGTTATGAGGAACTGGCTGATTTATATTATCAGACCGGCAAGTATCAAAAGGCGTATGATTATTTTAAAATGTATGCAGAGATAAAGGATTCCATATTTAATGAGGTTAACGCGAAAAGTATCAATGAACTGCAAACCAAATATGATACAGAACGAAAAGAAAATGAGATCGTGCGGCTTAACTTACAAAGTGAAGCGCAGGAAGCCCGCATCAAGCAGCAAAATATCCGCACCTATTTTATAGGAACCGGCCTTTTACTGGTTTTAATAATTGTGTTTGTTGTATACAGACAATACAAAATTTCGCGAAGAACCAACAAAGAACTTGCCTTAAAAAATACTGCTATCCGTAAACAAAAAAGGGAGATCGAGACCCAAAAATTGGTTGTAGAGAACCAGAATAAGGAGATTACTGACAGTATCAACTACGCGCGACAGATACAGCAAGCCATATTGCCATCCGACCTGCTGATCAGCAAAGTGCTGCCCAATCATTTTATTTTGTATAAACCCAAAGCTATTGTAAGCGGCGATTTTTACTTTTTTGCTGAAAAAAAGGATAAGTTTTTTATCGCAGCGGTTGACTGCACAGGTCATGGTGTTCCGGGCGCATTTATGAGCATGATCGGGCATAATTTGTTGACTCAGATAATCAGTGAAAAGGATATTACCGAACCTGCCGAAATTTTGAACCAATTGCATAAGGGTGTACGACATGTTTTGCAGCAGGATACTGAAAATGCCGGCAACCGTGATGGAATGGATATTGCTTTACTTGCGATCAGCAAAAATTTCAAAGAGGTCGAATATGCCGGTGCAAACCGTCCTTTATATTTAATACGACAAAATGCGATTAATGAAACAAAAGGTGATAAATTTCCGATCGGGGGTTTGCAATACGAATTGGAGCGCAAATTCACTGGTCATTCTATTCAGATCCAAAGCGGGGATTCTATTTACCTGTTCAGTGATGGTTACGCGGATCAGTTTGGGGGTGAAAAAGGAAAGAAGTTCATGGTTAAGAGCTTACAGAGAACTTTACTTGAGGTAAGCTCCCTGCCATTGCACAACAGGAAAAGTAAATTGGATGCTGTGATTGAGAATTGGAGAGGAAACCTGGAGCAGATTGATGATATACTTGTTATTGGATTGGAGATTTAA
- a CDS encoding carboxypeptidase-like regulatory domain-containing protein has product MRQIALIFSLVATGIINISFAQNKANTTQNSKDLIQFSGVVVEVDSLKPVPFTNIFVKHTRHGTVADYYGYFSFVAQKGDTLVFSELGYARAEFVIPDTLSTNRYSLIQMLHKDSIWLKESVVFPWPTKEQFKQVFLNLRAPEDDLDRARKNLAYDNMKELYTTMPMDGSMNYKYAMEQRYSKIYYAGQYPSYSILNPIAWTQFIQAWKRGDFKKKD; this is encoded by the coding sequence ATGCGCCAGATAGCCCTTATTTTTTCACTTGTTGCGACCGGAATTATTAATATTTCATTCGCCCAAAATAAAGCAAACACAACACAAAACAGCAAGGACCTGATACAATTTTCGGGAGTTGTAGTTGAAGTAGACAGCCTTAAACCGGTACCATTTACAAATATTTTCGTAAAACATACCCGTCACGGAACAGTGGCTGACTATTATGGATACTTTTCATTTGTGGCCCAAAAAGGCGACACGCTCGTTTTTTCAGAATTGGGTTATGCCAGGGCAGAGTTTGTTATTCCGGACACTTTATCTACCAACCGTTATTCATTGATCCAAATGCTTCACAAGGATTCGATCTGGTTAAAAGAATCTGTAGTATTTCCATGGCCAACCAAAGAGCAATTCAAACAGGTGTTTCTAAACCTTCGCGCTCCGGAAGATGATCTGGACCGTGCAAGGAAAAACCTGGCTTATGACAATATGAAAGAACTATATACTACTATGCCCATGGATGGATCTATGAATTACAAATACGCTATGGAACAGCGTTACAGTAAAATATATTATGCCGGGCAATATCCATCCTACAGCATACTTAACCCAATCGCCTGGACACAATTTATTCAAGCCTGGAAAAGGGGTGATTTTAAGAAGAAGGACTAA
- a CDS encoding T9SS type A sorting domain-containing protein: MSKKLYAALLFWAIFISTQLVAGKFYWVGGNGFWDYQTTQYWSLTSGGTGFGGVPGPNDTVYFDANSFAGTFGSATVAIYGSSTNPVKVHTIDFTGVTDNPTLSMGANDNLEIFGSVILDSLISVSVSGNVTFKSAKKGNIINLFDRIVNFSSIIFDGPGGEWTLGDSLLSNAAISLFAGNIITNGYNIRCNTFTESDMGAARGIQLSNGSKIISTGGWNFNDQAGTLNFVMDAGTTIIMKNPGSLTTFDGGGLTYANVAFMGMGGSINGANYYDTLSVHPQSTLTIPSDIQHFNAIMSYAAPGVPASVNGGASPIVLYDQDGGLNCLNYTDLFNIDAQGPAGTTYSSYAGTNSGVVTGVSVATPTSFTYAAYKTANCADGNDAAVAVQGSGGIAPYTFQWLPGNYVGDTLKTAIGGTTYTINMKDVCHAVYTSTVYANGLPDNVVSPTISNDSVLCYGQGMDVFISTISTGVNYSWSPAAGLSSTNSNYAFANPTATTTYTVTMSSGTCVKSLTIAIKIENPKAVLSPDSMVVCSGSEFVLDGGSSTGIINYPSWGGLEIADFTDSLRPKIVEKNIGGIWYYLSLSGKQCSSMDSIYVDIVDSIIKIHGNITYDNGTGTVTKGYVKLFKDTSIITLKGKLQMIDSVLIQANGSYAFDSTKIKPGYYFISAYPDPVMYPRVTPMYYLDPVYANDTCTFYWDSAYAITANCADDLQKNIDIDQLPDLTTMGGKAVVNGHILEGAGYVELGKGKSNFITMKVGDPVKGVGVGLGKKPNPSANIIATAATDTSGFYQFKNIPPGNYVIFADIPGLPMDSTYEINITGVDSVPDMDYYVNDSIIYIDISTTSVKNISGASAYSVFKVYPNPYNGAVTFHLSLNEKSAVAMEVFNLLGEKISTLERAVLNEGDHRYSFSAKDIGLSAGIYVVKLTVNNNIYTKRIVELK, translated from the coding sequence ATGAGCAAAAAATTATATGCAGCGTTACTTTTTTGGGCAATTTTCATTTCAACTCAATTGGTTGCAGGTAAATTCTATTGGGTAGGAGGGAATGGCTTTTGGGATTATCAAACAACTCAATACTGGTCGTTAACAAGCGGAGGTACAGGCTTTGGAGGTGTTCCGGGTCCAAATGACACAGTGTATTTCGATGCTAATTCGTTTGCAGGGACTTTTGGATCGGCGACAGTGGCAATATACGGAAGCAGCACAAACCCCGTTAAAGTACATACTATTGATTTCACCGGTGTTACTGACAACCCAACGCTTTCTATGGGAGCGAATGACAACCTTGAAATATTCGGTTCAGTGATCCTGGATAGCCTCATATCGGTTAGTGTAAGCGGAAATGTAACGTTCAAGTCTGCAAAAAAAGGAAATATTATTAATCTGTTTGATAGGATCGTAAACTTTTCATCGATAATATTTGATGGCCCGGGTGGTGAATGGACACTGGGTGATAGTTTGCTTTCCAATGCTGCGATATCTTTATTTGCGGGTAATATTATTACAAATGGGTACAATATTCGTTGTAATACTTTTACTGAAAGTGATATGGGGGCAGCCCGTGGAATTCAGTTGTCAAATGGATCGAAAATAATTTCAACCGGCGGCTGGAACTTTAACGATCAGGCAGGGACGCTCAATTTTGTAATGGATGCGGGAACAACAATCATTATGAAAAATCCGGGATCTCTCACCACATTTGATGGGGGAGGATTGACGTATGCAAATGTGGCCTTCATGGGCATGGGAGGAAGTATAAACGGTGCTAACTATTATGATACATTATCGGTTCATCCGCAATCGACATTAACTATTCCTTCCGACATACAGCATTTTAACGCGATTATGAGTTATGCTGCTCCGGGAGTGCCTGCCTCTGTTAACGGGGGAGCCTCACCCATAGTATTATATGATCAGGATGGCGGTTTAAATTGTTTGAACTATACCGACCTGTTCAATATTGATGCGCAGGGTCCTGCCGGAACAACCTATAGCAGTTATGCAGGTACTAATTCAGGTGTGGTAACAGGGGTTTCTGTTGCAACTCCTACGTCATTCACATATGCTGCGTACAAAACAGCCAACTGCGCTGACGGAAATGATGCGGCCGTTGCAGTACAGGGTTCAGGTGGAATAGCTCCTTACACCTTCCAATGGCTTCCCGGAAATTATGTGGGCGATACTTTAAAAACTGCTATTGGAGGCACCACATATACAATAAATATGAAGGATGTTTGTCATGCCGTTTATACATCCACTGTTTATGCCAATGGCCTGCCCGATAATGTAGTGTCGCCAACGATCAGTAATGACAGTGTTCTGTGTTATGGTCAAGGGATGGACGTATTTATTTCTACAATTTCAACCGGGGTGAATTACTCATGGAGCCCCGCTGCAGGTTTAAGCAGCACTAACTCAAATTACGCGTTTGCGAATCCCACCGCCACCACCACATATACTGTGACCATGTCGAGCGGTACATGTGTGAAATCATTAACTATAGCAATTAAGATCGAAAATCCCAAGGCCGTATTGTCGCCTGATAGCATGGTGGTTTGCAGCGGCAGCGAATTTGTTTTAGATGGAGGCTCGAGTACCGGTATAATTAATTATCCTTCATGGGGAGGCTTGGAAATTGCCGATTTTACTGATTCATTAAGACCTAAAATTGTTGAAAAAAATATCGGGGGTATTTGGTATTATTTAAGCCTTTCCGGTAAGCAGTGCAGTTCAATGGATTCAATATATGTAGATATTGTTGATTCAATTATCAAGATACATGGAAATATAACCTACGATAACGGAACAGGTACTGTTACAAAGGGATATGTGAAGCTTTTTAAAGATACAAGCATTATCACACTTAAAGGGAAATTACAGATGATCGATTCGGTGCTGATACAGGCTAACGGCAGCTATGCGTTTGACTCTACAAAGATCAAACCGGGCTATTATTTTATCAGCGCATATCCCGATCCGGTTATGTATCCCCGCGTAACCCCAATGTATTACCTGGATCCTGTTTATGCCAATGATACATGTACTTTTTATTGGGATTCGGCTTACGCAATCACGGCAAATTGCGCTGATGATCTCCAGAAGAATATTGATATAGATCAATTGCCTGATCTTACAACCATGGGCGGGAAGGCTGTTGTTAATGGCCATATACTTGAGGGTGCCGGGTATGTTGAATTGGGTAAAGGAAAATCCAACTTTATAACAATGAAAGTGGGTGATCCTGTAAAGGGTGTTGGTGTTGGTCTTGGAAAAAAACCAAACCCATCGGCGAATATAATAGCAACTGCAGCAACCGATACATCCGGCTTTTACCAGTTTAAAAATATACCTCCGGGTAATTATGTGATATTCGCTGATATTCCGGGTTTGCCAATGGATTCAACTTACGAAATAAATATAACCGGTGTTGATTCTGTTCCTGACATGGATTATTATGTGAATGACAGTATTATATATATTGATATTAGTACAACCTCTGTTAAAAATATTTCCGGTGCATCCGCTTACTCTGTATTTAAAGTATACCCTAATCCATATAATGGCGCTGTTACCTTTCACCTGAGTCTGAATGAAAAGTCGGCAGTAGCAATGGAAGTTTTCAATCTGCTTGGCGAAAAAATTTCTACACTGGAAAGGGCTGTTTTAAATGAAGGCGATCATCGGTATTCATTTAGTGCCAAGGACATTGGTTTGTCAGCGGGTATTTATGTAGTAAAACTAACAGTGAACAATAACATTTATACGAAACGCATTGTTGAGTTGAAGTAG
- a CDS encoding ABC transporter ATP-binding protein, producing MKVNLTNIGKRYNRHWIFKGLSYEFSSENAYVIMGANGSGKSTLLQLIAGSLSPSEGEISYHNDLVQVPGEQIYSSVGVVAPYLDLIEAYTLEEIIAFHFQFKQFYAGISAKIFIEIIDLPSAQNKPLKEFSSGMKQRVKLALAILSDTPLLLLDEPAANLDKKGVEWYSQLMNKYRNNRLVIVCSNQQKEEYGFCNRELMIENYKG from the coding sequence GTGAAAGTCAATCTGACTAATATAGGCAAACGTTATAACCGCCATTGGATCTTCAAAGGTCTTAGTTACGAGTTCAGTTCGGAAAACGCGTATGTAATAATGGGCGCGAATGGTTCGGGCAAGTCAACTTTGTTACAGCTTATTGCCGGCAGCCTGTCACCGTCAGAAGGGGAAATTTCTTATCACAATGATTTAGTGCAGGTGCCTGGTGAGCAGATTTATTCAAGTGTAGGAGTCGTAGCTCCTTACCTTGACCTGATTGAAGCATACACCCTTGAGGAGATAATTGCTTTCCATTTTCAGTTCAAACAATTTTATGCAGGCATTAGTGCAAAAATTTTTATTGAGATCATTGATCTGCCTTCAGCGCAGAATAAACCGCTAAAGGAGTTCTCTTCAGGAATGAAGCAGCGTGTTAAGCTCGCACTTGCCATATTAAGTGATACCCCGTTATTATTATTGGATGAACCTGCAGCAAATCTTGACAAAAAGGGAGTTGAATGGTACAGTCAATTAATGAACAAATACCGAAACAACAGGCTGGTAATAGTATGTTCTAACCAGCAAAAAGAAGAGTACGGGTTTTGTAATAGAGAGTTGATGATTGAAAATTACAAGGGATGA
- a CDS encoding SBBP repeat-containing protein — protein AGNIFITGDTYSTNMPQKHLAGAYNQLVNSGGYDAFVIKFDIVKSELLWATYYGGSGDEWGASIGTDIAGNIFITGQTTSANFPLQASGTAYYQSIIKVTGSNFDAFVVKFNNLNSLVWSTFYGGGNFDCGNSVVTDFFGNIYLTGQTNSSDFPIFSSTGAYNQSVWGGSNDSYVVKFSNSGLLLWSSYLGGKGTEFGATAIADASGNIFINGRISGFSTGFPLLNPFAGSYFQGSLSGSLSDYFIVKFNPLGVILWSTFFGGTSDEEQSNSFDNCSIDSCGNIFVAFITKSSDLPLIKGCDEFHDGTYGGGNSWGDCFVTKFSNTGILLWNTYLGGGSDEFNISIANDNNGALFLTLRTFSNGGMPILNKAAAYNDNTFNGISDLFITKFSHTNTYSQSQVNSDCSCSGSATVTLNCHYQDFNYVWSTGSQTLNTPNKTNTITGLCMGTYTVTVTSNCNQSLTAIYNIIGGGGTISLSSTIINPTCTTSGMASITANGGTAPYSYLWSTGNSTQTVTGLSAGQFTVTVTDKNSCTAIATIVIISPVKLVVQFDKGTANCAGCGCKEWIMINAVGGTSPYSYLWSDGSVNRYKNKLCSGTHKVNIKDKNGCSVDVNLTAP, from the coding sequence TTTGTTATTAAGTTTGATATTGTAAAGAGTGAATTACTTTGGGCTACTTATTATGGGGGGAGTGGCGATGAATGGGGAGCAAGTATAGGTACTGATATAGCAGGAAATATTTTTATAACCGGGCAAACCACATCAGCTAACTTTCCACTACAAGCTTCTGGCACAGCTTACTATCAGTCAATCATAAAAGTAACGGGAAGTAACTTTGATGCCTTTGTTGTTAAATTTAATAATCTAAATTCATTAGTATGGAGTACCTTTTATGGTGGAGGAAATTTTGATTGTGGCAACTCGGTTGTAACAGACTTTTTTGGAAACATATACTTAACCGGTCAAACTAATTCTTCTGACTTCCCGATTTTTTCTTCAACGGGGGCTTATAACCAATCAGTATGGGGAGGAAGCAATGACTCGTACGTAGTAAAATTTTCAAATTCCGGTTTGTTACTTTGGTCTTCTTATCTCGGAGGTAAGGGTACTGAATTTGGTGCAACAGCTATTGCAGACGCCAGTGGTAATATTTTTATAAACGGACGGATATCGGGTTTTTCTACCGGGTTTCCACTATTGAATCCATTTGCTGGAAGCTATTTTCAGGGAAGCCTCTCCGGCTCTTTATCGGATTATTTTATAGTTAAGTTTAACCCGCTAGGAGTAATACTTTGGTCAACTTTTTTTGGTGGCACTTCTGATGAAGAACAATCGAATTCTTTCGACAACTGCTCAATAGATTCCTGTGGAAATATTTTTGTTGCGTTCATCACCAAATCTTCCGACTTGCCTCTAATCAAGGGTTGTGATGAGTTTCATGATGGAACTTATGGAGGTGGGAATTCCTGGGGCGATTGTTTTGTTACAAAATTTTCTAATACAGGTATATTATTATGGAATACATACTTGGGCGGCGGAAGTGACGAGTTTAATATTTCTATTGCAAATGATAATAATGGTGCGCTGTTTCTCACATTAAGAACTTTCTCAAATGGTGGTATGCCAATCTTAAATAAAGCAGCTGCATATAATGACAACACCTTTAACGGAATTTCTGATCTTTTTATAACAAAATTTTCTCATACAAATACATATAGTCAATCCCAGGTAAATAGTGATTGTAGTTGCAGTGGATCAGCAACAGTAACGTTGAACTGCCACTACCAAGACTTCAATTATGTATGGAGCACAGGCAGCCAAACATTAAATACTCCAAATAAAACAAATACCATTACAGGTTTATGTATGGGTACATATACAGTAACTGTAACAAGTAATTGTAATCAATCACTAACAGCTATTTATAATATTATTGGTGGTGGTGGCACAATTTCTTTAAGCAGCACCATAATAAATCCAACATGTACTACTTCAGGGATGGCTTCTATTACAGCCAATGGAGGAACTGCCCCTTATTCTTATTTGTGGAGCACCGGTAATTCCACACAAACTGTCACTGGTTTATCCGCAGGTCAATTTACCGTAACAGTTACTGATAAAAACAGCTGTACTGCCATTGCTACAATAGTAATAATTTCACCTGTGAAATTGGTTGTGCAGTTTGATAAAGGAACAGCCAACTGTGCAGGTTGCGGTTGCAAGGAATGGATAATGATAAATGCTGTAGGTGGCACAAGCCCATATAGTTATTTATGGTCGGATGGCTCTGTAAACAGGTATAAAAATAAACTTTGTTCCGGAACACATAAAGTGAATATTAAAGATAAAAACGGATGTAGTGTAGATGTTAACCTTACCGCACCTTAA